From the genome of Nitrosomonas sp., one region includes:
- the pyrC gene encoding dihydroorotase, which produces MKTLIASETITITRPDDCHLHLRDNEQMHAVLPYSARQFARAIVMPNLKPPVVTTDMALAYRQRILAALPENLKNSFAPLMTLYLTDNTKPEEVIRAKKSGVIHGVKLYPAGATTNSDDGVTDIASCYATLETLEKINLPLLVHGEVTDPAVDIFDREKAFIDRVLAQLAQRFTNLRIVFEHITTQDAVDFVSTTSDNIAATITAHHLRYNRNAIFQNGIRPHYYCLPILKSELHRQALIKAATSGNKKFFLGTDSAPHAHSMKETDCGCAGIFTAHAAIELYAEAFERTNALDKLEAFASFNGADFYNLPRNTSLITLKKENWKIPGRIKFANDTLVPLCANDTLEWKLI; this is translated from the coding sequence AATCACAATTACCCGTCCCGACGATTGCCACTTGCATCTGCGCGATAATGAGCAGATGCACGCCGTTCTACCCTATTCCGCCAGACAATTTGCACGCGCCATAGTCATGCCCAATTTAAAACCCCCTGTCGTAACTACCGACATGGCACTGGCATACCGGCAACGCATTTTGGCAGCACTACCGGAAAACCTCAAAAATAGTTTTGCACCATTAATGACCCTTTATCTGACAGACAATACCAAACCGGAAGAAGTCATTCGTGCAAAAAAAAGTGGCGTGATTCACGGTGTAAAACTGTACCCTGCTGGCGCAACAACAAATTCCGATGATGGCGTGACCGACATTGCAAGCTGCTATGCCACGTTGGAAACACTTGAAAAAATCAATTTGCCATTATTAGTGCATGGCGAAGTCACGGATCCCGCTGTTGATATATTTGATCGTGAAAAAGCGTTTATTGACAGGGTATTAGCGCAACTTGCGCAACGTTTTACAAATTTGCGCATTGTATTTGAACATATCACGACCCAGGATGCCGTTGATTTTGTTTCGACCACTTCTGATAACATTGCAGCCACCATCACCGCGCATCACTTGCGCTATAATCGCAACGCCATTTTCCAGAATGGCATCCGCCCACATTATTATTGCCTGCCCATTCTAAAAAGTGAGCTGCACCGTCAGGCACTCATCAAAGCTGCCACCAGCGGCAATAAAAAATTTTTTCTTGGGACTGACAGCGCACCGCATGCACACAGTATGAAAGAAACTGATTGCGGATGTGCGGGCATTTTCACCGCCCATGCCGCCATCGAATTGTATGCAGAAGCTTTTGAGCGCACCAATGCCCTGGACAAATTGGAAGCATTCGCGAGTTTTAATGGCGCCGATTTTTACAACTTACCCCGCAACACATCATTGATCACACTGAAAAAAGAAAACTGGAAAATTCCTGGAAGAATTAAGTTTGCCAACGATACGTTAGTTCCGCTGTGCGCAAACGACACACTCGAATGGAAATTGATTTGA